A region from the Ammospiza nelsoni isolate bAmmNel1 chromosome 1, bAmmNel1.pri, whole genome shotgun sequence genome encodes:
- the IL7 gene encoding interleukin-7, whose translation MFHAFFRSTLPVLPLLLVLSPVNASTCAMGNKTTEIRVKYENILSHDINELVNMSAENYDWCCKKKKYENIKVFFCNDTEEIESLQSMACNMLRFFYKQRINKAFRQKAAFVSCGTLQVLQCKCERRKKEKVCSDVFSLEDTETGEQSKKKCNQEVCELKENISSLRSCWNKFEKIISR comes from the exons CCTTTTTTAGATCTACCTTACCAGTTCTGCCACTGCTCCTTGTTCTGTCTCCAGTGAATGCATCTACTTGTGCAAtgggaaataaaacaacagaaatCCGTGTGAAGTATGAGAATATACTAAGTCACGACATCAATGAGCTG GTAAATATGTCTGCAGAGAATTATGACTGGtgctgcaagaagaaaaaatatgaaaatatcaaAGTGTTTTTCTGCAATGATACTGAG GAAATAGAATCACTACAGAGCATGGCGTGCAACATGCTCAGGTTCTTTTATAAGCAGAGGATCAACAAAGCCTTTAGacagaaagcagcatttgtCTCATGTGGGACATTACAAGTTCTACAGTGTAAATGTGAAAGAcgtaaaaaagaaaag gTTTGCTCAGATGTATTTAGTTTAGAAGATACAGAGACAGGTGAACAGTCCAAAAAGAAATGTAACCAAGAAGTTTgtgaactgaaagaaaatatatctAGCCTTCGATCCTGCTggaataaatttgaaaaaataatttccaggtGA